In one Ananas comosus cultivar F153 linkage group 12, ASM154086v1, whole genome shotgun sequence genomic region, the following are encoded:
- the LOC109718741 gene encoding uncharacterized protein LOC109718741 — protein sequence MYRMQPPKSRNGNDFTSRGDKLTFIPPGSLGKGRAQFGLRSFNSLRPSTSQSVGTATIPSFETPLGQLGNISLPQDFEPMEETHIEEESRETDSTSVAKKRKVRGRNKCKEVAKLKSGKKLNVKFYNKRVVGKNHRVFSRHLGRIIRDRNICPLRVHSWKEIGDEEKEHMWAAVTDKFENTKMEDFREDILAHMNDLWNKWRGDLHRKYVKPCSTIQETLRNIPEDINREDWEWLVKEHFSSKKFMAASKRNSSNRAKLTMPHRTGSKPIRQVIWKKGGKVGQPPSLATIFFESRKKGDKLVDQDTIEQYVVHRDF from the exons ATGTACAGAATGCAGCCGCCAAAATCACGAAACGGGAATGATTTTACTTCTAGAGGAGACAAGCTTACGTTTATACCACCGGGTTCATTGGGTAAAGGGCGCGCACAATTTGGTTTAAGATCTTTCAATTCCTTACGACCATCGACGTCACAAAGTGTAGGAACTGCTACTATACCATCATTTGAAACTCCTCTTGGGCAATTAGGCAATATTTCGCTCCCTCAAGATTTTGAGCCTATGGAAGAAACACATATTGAAGAAGAATCAAGGGAAACCG ATTCTACAAGTGTTGCAAAGAAGCGAAAGGTGCGAGGTAGAAACAAGTGTAAGGAAGTCGCAAAGTTGAAAAGTGGAAAAAAGCTAAATGTGAAATTCTACAATAAGCGTGTTGTTGGAAAGAATCATAGGGTATTTTCGAGGCATCTAGGAAGAATCATACGTGATCGCAATATTTGTCCACTTCGTGTGCACTCATGGAAGGAAATTGGGgatgaagaaaaagaacatATGTGGGCTGCAGTGACG GATAAATTTGAGAATACAAAGATGGAGGATTTTCGTGAAGATATCCTAGCGCATATGAATGATTTGTGGAACAAATGGAGGGGAGATTTGCATCGCAAATATGTAAAACCATGTAGTACTATACAAGAGACTCTAAGAAATATTCCTGAAGATATTAATCGGGAGGATTGGGAGTGGTTAGTAAAGGAACATTTCTCAAGTAAAAAGTTTATg GCAGCAAGCAAACGGAACTCTAGTAATAGGGCAAAGTTAACAATGCCTCATCGTACCGGTAGTAAGCCAATTCGACAAGTTATTTGGAAAAAG GGAGGCAAAGTCGGTCAACCACCAAGCTTAGCAACTATATTTTTTGAGAGTCGAAAAAAGGGTGACAAGTTAGTTGATCAAGATACTATAGAACAATAT GTAGTTCATCGTGATTTTTAG